The window TTTGCCTTTTTCCCCGGCTGTAGCGAGATGAGACACGTCATGGGGGCGAACTTCAATCGATTCTGGTCGAATCAACACGTTCACGTCAGGAAGCCATTTGCCATCATTCTGCAATTCTTCTAAGTAAGGAAACCCGATTAGTGGGGTATATTGCGAAATGATATTGGATTCTCCTATGAACGAGGCCACAAAAGAGGACGCAGGCTTCGTGTATATCTCCCAAGGACTTCCTTGCTGCTCAATTTTACCGCCTTGAACAAGAATGATTTCGTCCGCAACCTCGATGGCTTCATCCTGATCATGAGTGACAAATAGGGTTGTAACTTTAAATTCATCGATGAGGTTTCTTAGCCAGACACGCAGCTCTTTACGAATTTTAGCATCAATGGCTGCAAAAGGTTCATCAAGCAAGAGCAGTTGAGGCTCAGGAGCTAATGCTCTTGCGAAAGCAACCCGTTGGCGTTGACCGCCAGAGAGTTGATGAGGGTACTTGCGCTCACTACCGGCAAGCCCCATCAAACCTAGAAGGTAAGTAACACGGTCTTGAATGAAATCCTTTGGCTTTTTCAGAACCTTTAAGCCATAGGCCACATTTTCAAAAACGGTCATATGCTTGAAGAGGGCATAGCTTTGAAACACGAAGCCAATTCCTCTTTCTTGTACCGGAAGATGAGTCGCCAGTTTCCCGTCGAAGTAAATATCGCCAGAGGTGGGACTTTCTAATCCCGACAACATTCGAAGAATGGACGTTTTACCGCCTCCGCTTGGCCCGATTAAACCTACCAGATGACCTCTCGTAATGCTGAAATTAACGTCCTTG is drawn from Paenibacillus sp. V4I7 and contains these coding sequences:
- a CDS encoding ABC transporter ATP-binding protein; translated protein: MHIEVKNLNKHFGQFHAIKDVNFSITRGHLVGLIGPSGGGKTSILRMLSGLESPTSGDIYFDGKLATHLPVQERGIGFVFQSYALFKHMTVFENVAYGLKVLKKPKDFIQDRVTYLLGLMGLAGSERKYPHQLSGGQRQRVAFARALAPEPQLLLLDEPFAAIDAKIRKELRVWLRNLIDEFKVTTLFVTHDQDEAIEVADEIILVQGGKIEQQGSPWEIYTKPASSFVASFIGESNIISQYTPLIGFPYLEELQNDGKWLPDVNVLIRPESIEVRPHDVSHLATAGEKGKVTHAHFRGDSWYLEIDTGAIKLFAYQSVKEKIYQPGDEVNILIHHISVFTKTDNKLIENQAKQDPLPVFI